In Oryza sativa Japonica Group chromosome 2, ASM3414082v1, the following are encoded in one genomic region:
- the LOC4329671 gene encoding immune-associated nucleotide-binding protein 9, translated as MGGSEYDDDWELPSADITVVLCGKLGCGKSATGNSIVGREAFVSEYSHASVTSTCQLASTALKDGRTLNVIDTPGLFEMTITSEDAGKEIVKCMSMAKDGIHAVLMVFSATSRFTREDSSTIETIKEFFGEKIVDHMILVFTYGDLVGENKLKSMLNNAPEYLQKTVELCKNRVVLFDNMTKDRWLQEKQLENLLDVVDSVNTNNGGKPFSDQMLACIKEAHAREQEVHDAIGYTEEQISELKKEIQRTRDEQLANITNMVEEKLNITVDKLQQQLMEEQNARLEAERLAAEARLRSDEEIRKLKKRLEKAQQENEEFRKMASQHKCSIL; from the exons ATGGGAGGAAGCGAATACGATGATGACTGGGAGTTGCCTAGCGCTGACATCACTGTAGTTCTTTGCGGCAAACTTGGCTGTGGCAAGAGCGCAACTGGCAATAGCATCGTTGGAAGAGAAGCATTTGTATCAGAGTACTCCCATGCTAGTGTGACCAGTACTTGTCAATTGGCCAGCACCGCGCTAAAGGATGGCCGTACCCTCAATGTTATTGATACGCCAG GATTATTTGAAATGACCATTACATCTGAGGATGCCGGTAAAGAAATTGTTAAGTGTATGAGTATGGCCAAGGATGGGATACATGCAGTGCTGATGGTTTTTTCTGCCACATCTCGTTTTACTCGAGAAGATTCCAGTACCATTGAGACAATTAAAGAGTTTTTCGGAGAGAAGATTGTTGATCACATGATACTAGTATTTACTTATGGAGATTTAGTTGGTGAAAATAAATTGAAGAGCATGCTGAATAATGCCCCAGAGTATCTGCag AAAACTGTTGAGCTATGCAAAAACAGAGTTGTTCTCTTTGATAATATGACCAAGGACCGATGGCTCCAAGAGAAGCAACTTGAAAATTTGCTTGATGTTGTTGACTCTGTGAATACAAATAATGGAGGAAAGCCATTTTCAGATCAAATGCTCGCTTGCATTAAG GAAGCACATGCCAGAGAACAGGAGGTGCATGATGCTATTGGATATACAGAAGAGCAAATATCTGAATTGAAAAAGGAGATCCAGAGAACTCGGGATGAACAGCTTGCAAACATTACCAACATG GTGGAGGAAAAGCTGAATATCACTGTTGACAAGCTGCAACAGCAACTCATGGAAGAACAGAATGCAAGGCTAGAAGCAGAGAGGTTGGCAGCTGAAGCTAGGCTCCGATCAGATGAGGAGATCCGCAAGCTCAAAAAGCGCCTCGAGAAGGCCCAACAAGAAAATGAGGAATTCCGAAAGATGGCTTCTCAACACAAGTGTTCTATTCTATGA